One part of the Vicia villosa cultivar HV-30 ecotype Madison, WI linkage group LG6, Vvil1.0, whole genome shotgun sequence genome encodes these proteins:
- the LOC131612628 gene encoding putative disease resistance protein RGA3, with the protein MAESFVFDIANSLLGKLASYAYEEVSRAYGVYDDLQQFKDTLSIVKGILLDAEYKKDKMHGLREWMRQIQNICSDAEDLFDGFEFQHNKKQVVQASNSTRTKVRHFFSFSNPIVFRSRMAYQIKEIRDRLDKVAADGNKFGLTNIDIGPELVLQRRELTHSHVDASDVIGRENDREEIIKLLMQPYPKDDDGDKSLCVIPIVGIGGLGKTTLAKFVFNDKRMDDQLFQLKMWVCISDYDDFDIKQIIIKIINAASASIFNPNSDPPSVTLDHQENINNLDIEQLQSRLRHKLFGQKFLLVLDDIWNDDRGKWIELINLIKVGATGSQIIVTTRSNSIASMTGTIPSSYVLKGLSRDDCLSLFVKWAFKEGEQDKYPNLVEIGKEIVKKCAGVPLAVRTLGSSLFSKYDLNKWIFVKDSELWDIVQKKDGILPALKLSYDQMPSYLKQCFVYFSLYPKDYTFNSNDIARLWVALRLVQSRNGGENLMDIAREYIDELNSRSFIQDFKSLGYFVTFKVHALIHDLARYVAKEECVAVDSRTMNIPEHVRHLSVVENNSVDNVLFPKSKSLRTILFPIKVEGLDQGTLLDTWISRYKYLRYLDLRYSSFETLPNSFSKLKHLRYLDLCYNKKIRRLSYSICKLHNLQVLKLIGCMGLETLPQWLGSLISLRELFITTKQSIMPLALFTNLNHLQLLVFYKCHNMKFLFSETQRLTSVETLIVELCGSLVSLPLFIFPKLKTLVVSKCQMVDLSLYNENPIQRFMMNHLYIARLTGLLTIPSWIEGVVDTLETLQVYELPNLTTLPECLTTMTRLKRLWISCCPQLSSLPSDFHCLAALEHLYIYDCPELYLKCQPKSGEYWPMIARMEITSIEILQREVKE; encoded by the coding sequence ATGGCTGAATCATTTGTTTTTGATATTGCTAATTCACTCCTAGGAAAGCTTGCTTCTTATGCTTACGAAGAAGTTTCACGAGCCTATGGTGTGTACGACGATCTACAGCAATTCAAAGACACTTTGTCAATTGTCAAAGGTATTCTGTTGGATGCTGAGTATAAGAAGGACAAAATGCATGGGCTGCGTGAATGGATGAGACAGATTCAAAACATCTGTTCTGATGCTGAagatttatttgatggatttgaGTTCCAACACAACAAGAAGCAAGTTGTCCAGGCTTCTAACAGCACTCGGACAAAGGTACGCCACTTCTTTTCATTCTCTAATCCAATTGTTTTCCGTTCTAGGATGGCATACCAAATCAAAGAGATTAGGGACAGATTAGATAAGGTAGCAGCTGATGGGAACAAGTTTGGCCTAACAAATATTGATATTGGTCCTGAACTTGTTTTACAAAGGAGAGAATTGACTCATTCCCATGTTGATGCTTCCGATGTAATTGGGAGAGAGAACGATAGGGAAGAAATTATCAAGCTTTTGATGCAACCATATCCTaaagatgatgatggtgataaAAGTTTGTGTGTTATTCCCATAGTAGGAATTGGAGGCTTGGGAAAGACCACACTTGCAAAGTTTGTGTTTAATGATAAGAGAATGGATGATCAACTTTTCCAATTGAAGATGTGGGTTTGTATCTCTGACTACGATGACTTTGACAtcaagcaaataattattaaaatcatCAACGCTGCTTCTGCTTCCATTTTCAATCCAAATTCAGATCCACCGAGCGTTACTCTTGATCACCAAGAAAACATCAACAACTTGGATATTGAGCAACTACAAAGTCGCCTTAGGCATAAACTTTTTGGTCAGAAGTTTTTGCTTGTGCTAGATGATATATGGAATGATGACCGTGGAAAGTGGATTGAGTTGATAAATTTAATCAAAGTTGGCGCAACAGGAAGTCAAATCATAGTGACAACGCGTAGCAACTCAATTGCTTCAATGACAGGTACAATTCCCTCCTCGTATGTTTTAAAAGGTCTTTCTCGAGATGATTGTTTATCCTTGTTTGTCAAATGGGCATTTAAGGAAGGTGAACAAGATAAATATCCAAATCTAGTGGAAATCGGAAAAGAAATTGTGAAAAAATGTGCAGGGGTTCCACTTGCTGTCAGAACATTAGGAAGCTCATTGTTCtcaaaatatgatttaaataagtggATATTTGTGAAAGATTCTGAGTTATGGGACATAGTACAAAAGAAAGATGGTATTTTACCTGCACTGAAGTTAAGCTATGATCAAATGCCATCCTATTTGAAGCAATGTTTTGTTTACTTTTCTCTTTATCCCAAAGATTATACCTTCAATAGTAATGATATAGCTAGGCTTTGGGTAGCTCTGAGACTAGTACAATCTCGAAATGGAGGTGAAAATCTAATGGATATTGCAAGAGAATATATAGACGAGTTAAATTCTAGATCATTTATTCAAGATTTTAAAAGCTTAGGCTATTTTGTCACGTTTAAAGTACATGCCTTGATACATGATCTTGCTCGGTATGTTGCGAAAGAGGAGTGTGTGGCAGTGGACTCGCGTACTATGAACATACCTGAACACGTAAGACACTTATCCGTTGTTGAAAATAATTCAGTAGACAATGTTTTGTTCCCCAAGTCCAAAAGTTTGAGAACAATATTATTTCCCATCAAGGTTGAGGGCCTTGACCAGGGAACTTTGTTGGATACATGGATATCAAGATACAAATACTTGCGATATTTAGATTTAAGATACTCTTCCTTTGAGACTCTGCCTAATTCATTTTCTAAACTGAAGCATTTGCGATATCTCGACCTttgttataataaaaaaatcagaaGACTTTCTTATTCTATTTGCAAACTCCATAATTTGCAAGTCTTAAAACTCATTGGATGTATGGGGCTTGAAACATTGCCTCAATGGCTAGGGAGTTTGATTAGTCTTCGGGAATTGTTTATAACAACAAAGCAATCAATTATGCCACTCGCATTATTTACAAACTTGAACCACCTTCAACTTTTGGTTTTTTATAAGTGTCATAATATGAAGTTTCTATTCAGCGAGACACAACGACTCACTTCGGtcgaaacattgattgttgaattaTGTGGTAGTCTAGTGTCCTTGCCTCTCTTTATTTTTCCTAAATTAAAAACTCTGGTAGTTTCAAAGTGTCAGATGGTAGATTTGTCATTGTACAATGAGAATCCAATCCAAAGATTCATGATGAACCATTTATATATCGCAAGACTTACCGGGCTTCTGACAATTCCTAGTTGGATTGAAGGTGTTGTAGATACTTTAGAGACCTTACAAGTTTATGAACTTCCCAATCTTACAACACTCCCCGAGTGTCTAACAACAATGACTCGTCTTAAGAGACTTTGGATTTCTTGTTGCCCTCAGTTGTCGAGTCTTCCAAGTGACTTCCATTGCCTCGCCGCCCTTGAACATTTGTACATATATGATTGTCCTGAATTATACCTAAAATGTCAGCCTAAGTCTGGTGAGTACTGGCCGATGATTGCTCGCATGGAAATCACTTCAATTGAAATTCTACAAAGAGAGGTGAAGGAATGA
- the LOC131612629 gene encoding disease resistance protein RGA2-like codes for MAETFLFDVAGSLLGKLASFAFEEVGRACSVYDDLQGIKDTLSIIRGLLLDAEEKKNQRHALREWLRQIQHICSDADDVLDEFGLQVKLKQAVEDSGSTRSKVCRYVSSSNPLAFRFRMAHQIKDIRGRLDKAATNGAGFALVKIDVEPRVAVQSREKTHSYVDISSVIGREKDKDAIIKLLKPPHPHTDGDKSLCVIPIVGIGGMGKTTLAKFLFNDPRIDQLFQLKMWVSVSEYFDLRKIVIKVINSASAASAFDSASSVAHQENIDHFDIERLQIHLRRKLSGKKFLLVLDDIWNGDLVKWTELKDLLQVGTSGSKIMVTTRNRSVASIMGTVPSYVLEGLDTEKCLSLFVKWAFKEGEKKKYPNLVEIGKELVKKCAGVPLAVRTLGSSLFLNYDLHKWEYVRDHGSWNSEMKNGDILPALQLSYDQMPSYLKQCFAFLSLYPKDFTFDSDEIINLFAALGLVQTQNGSEKIDSIVREYIDELNSRSFLEDFRDYGYYYKFKVHDLIHDLAIHVARDDFVLVNSDTQNIPEKARHLSILENVLLDYTLIPKSKRVRTILYPVQGVGLKSKNLLHTWILRYRYVLYLDLSSSSFQTLPTSIAKLKHLCVLYIRDNLQIKTLPRSIFKLQSLQVLSLVGCTELETLPEGFEKLTSLRQLYITTKQFFLSLDELASLNHLQALGLYHCDNVKLLVSGAHALFTSLEALYIQSCKSLESFPLYIFPKLQTLVIKDCPMFNLSLNYEGPIQRQRSRLKHLHLKSFPKLLKLPRWIEDAAETLETLKIRKFPNLKMLPEFPTLMTHLKSLYIESCPELLSLPSDMHCLTALEELRIYRCSELCQKCRPPSGEYWPMIGHIKRISIGKH; via the coding sequence CAAGTCAAGCTAAAACAAGCTGTTGAAGATTCTGGCAGCACAAGGAGTAAGGTATGCCGCTATGTTTCTTCCTCTAACCCACTTGCTTTCCGTTTTAGAATGGCACATCAAATTAAAGATATTAGAGGCAGATTGGATAAGGCTGCAACCAATGGAGCCGGGTTTGCACTTGTGAAAATTGACGTTGAGCCTAGAGTTGCTGTGCAAAGTAGAGAAAAAACTCATTCATATGTTGATATTTCAAGTGTAATTGGGAGGGAGAAAGATAAGGACGCAATTATCAAGCTCTTGAAGCCACCTCATCCTCACACTGATGGTGATAAAAGCCTATGTGTTATTCCCATTGTGGGTATTGGAGGCATGGGAAAGACCACTCTTGCAAAATTCTTGTTCAATGATCCGAGGATCGATCAACTTTTCCAATTAAAGATGTGGGTGAGTGTCTCTGAATATTTTGACCTCAGGAAGATTGTTATTAAAGTCATCAACTCAGCTTCTGCTGCTTCTGCTTTCGATTCAGCTTCAAGTGTTGCTCACCAGGAGAATATAGACCATTTTGATATTGAGCGGCTACAAATTCATTTGAGGCGAAAACTTTCTGGTAAAAAGTTTTTACTTGTGTTAGATGATATATGGAATGGTGATCTTGTAAAATGGActgagttgaaagatttgttacAAGTTGGTACATCTGGAAGTAAAATCATGGTGACAACACGAAACAGATCAGTTGCTTCGATAATGGGTACCGTTCCCTCCTATGTTTTAGAAGGTCTTGATACAGAGAAATGTTTATCTCTGTTTGTCAAATGGGCTTTCAAGGaaggagaaaaaaaaaagtatccAAATCTAGTGGAGATCGGAAAAGAACTGGTGAAAAAATGTGCAGGGGTTCCACTAGCCGTGAGAACATTAGGAAGTTCTTTGTTTTTAAACTATGATTTGCACAAGTGGGAATATGTAAGAGACCATGGGTCATGGAATTCAGAAATGAAGAACGGTGATATCCTACCAGCATTACAATTAAGTTATGATCAAATGCCATCTTATTTGAAGCAATGTTTTGCTTTTCTTTCCCTTTATCCCAAAGATTTCACCTTCGATAGTGATGAAATTATAAATCTTTTTGCAGCCCTTGGGTTAGTTCAAACCCAAAATGGAAGTGAAAAGATAGATAGTATTGTAAGAGAATATATAGACGAGTTAAATTCACGATCATTTCTTGAGGATTTCAGAGACTATGGCTACTATTACAAGTTCAAAGTACATGATTTGATACATGATCTTGCAATACATGTGGCGAGAGACGACTTTGTATTGGTAAACTCGGACACTCAAAATATACCTGAGAAAGCAAGGCATTTATCAATTTTAGAAAATGTTTTACTTGACTATACTTTGATTCCAAAGTCCAAAAGAGTGAGAACTATATTATATCCTGTTCAAGGAGTGGGTCTTAAAAGTAAAAATCTTTTGCATACATGGATATTAAGATACAGATACGTACTATACTTAGATTTGAGTAGTTCTTCATTTCAGACTCTACCAACCTCGATTGCCAAATTGAAGCACCTGTGTGTTCTCTATATTCGAGATAACCTCCAAATCAAAACACTTCCCCGCTCTATTTTCAAACTCCAGAGTTTGCAAGTTTTGTCCCTCGTTGGATGCACGGAACTTGAAACATTGCCTGAGGGATTCGAGAAGTTGACAAGCCTTCGACAACTGTATATAACCACAAAACAGTTTTTTCTGTCACTGGATGAATTGGCAAGCTTGAATCATCTTCAAGCTTTGGGTTTATATCATTGTGACAATGTGAAGCTTTTGGTCAGCGGGGCACATGCACTATTCACTTCTCTTGAAGCATTGTATATTCAATCTTGTAAGAGCTTGGAGTCTTTCCCTCTTTATATTTTCCCGAAATTGCAAACTCTGGTAATTAAAGATTGTCCGATGTTCAACCTGTCGTTGAACTATGAAGGCCCAATCCAGAGGCAGAGATCGAGGTTGAAACATCTGCATCTTAAGAGTTTTCCAAAACTTTTGAAACTGCCTAGATGGATTGAAGATGCAGCAGAGACTTTAGAAACCTTGAAAATTCGAAAGTTTCCTAATCTCAAGATGCTTCCTGAATTTCCAACATTGATGACTCATCTCAAAAGCCTATATATTGAATCATGTCCCGAACTTTTGAGCCTTCCAAGTGACATGCATTGTCTCACTGCACTTGAAGAACTTCGCATTTATCGTTGTTCTGAGTTGTGCCAAAAATGTCGGCCCCCATCTGGAGAGTACTGGCCCATGATTGGCCACATCAAGCGAATTTCCATTGGAAAACATTAA